TGTCTGATCCCAATAAGTCCTGCCGAGTTTGCGGCTTCGGTCGGTGGCGGTGTGGTCAGTGTGGTTCGGTTGTCCTCGGCCAGTTCACTCGCTGCGCCGAGTGCGGCAATCATCCCCAGCGAAAGAGGGGCACCCCCTAGTGCGAGAAGATTTTCAACTTTTCACGAACAAAGGGGAACACTCCATGAAAATGAACGTGACCGACTGCGAAGTCCTTTCACTGGATTCTGGCATTGCCGACTGTCCGATCAATGACGAACCAACTCCCGTTTTGTTCGTGACGATTCGTGTCACCGGACAGGGCATCGTCAATCTGGCGATTCGTAACCCTCACCGGCTTGCCGAGGATTTGCCAAACGTGATCGCCAATTCTCGTGTGTTGTCCGGTGATGGAGAGTTCGTTCCCGAAGAGGACGACCAATGAGCCACAAGATTCCGATGCTGTCGATCATCGCTCGGGGCACGAAGCTGTTCCCACGGTACATTGTCGCCAAGGCAGATGAATACAAGAACGCAACGTACTGGACAGGCGACGGCTGGGACGGCGACGAGAACAAGGCCCAGATGTTCTCGGAAGCCAATGATGCCTTATGGGTTCTGCATGTGGAGATGGTCGGCCATCTCTCAGATCGCCCCAGCACGAAGTACGTCGCCCCGATCCACATTGAAGTCTTTGGAGCAAAACCCAAGCTCGGCGCATTAAAGAACTGGTTGGAGCGGACAGTGCGAATCGTGGCCGACTTTCCGAGACATGGTTACGGGCCAGACTCGGACTCCGTGGGCGTGATTGTAGCTGACTTCGACAGGACTAGGATTGTTCGTGACTGAGCAAACTCGGACTCACTCTGACACCGGCATCCACTCTCCGTCATTGCCGTTTCCACTGATGTCAAAGACTGCGAGGCTCTCCACGTTGTCACCATCGTAGATCAGTGCTGTCGGGTTATCTAACTCGAACGTGTCCGGGGGAATAAAGTCCTCGATGTACCGTTCACCTCTACTGACACGAAGGCTGCGGATGTAGCCGTGGTACTCATCAACAACTTCGGCTGGCCCACGCCTGCCTACTACGAGCGTTGTCACGTTGGTCTTCGTGACTGGTTCGCTTGATAACACTAGCTTTCCATTAGTGAAGAGTCTGGTTTGATTCTTCCCAAACACAACAGCGACATGACTCCAAGTTCTAACGGGAATACTCGTGGTCGCTGTTCGGAGACCGTTGGCGGAATCGAAAGCAAGTCGCCCATCTGCAATCGCCAGTCCAAGTCCATGGTCTCCTTTGGCTGCACTGCCGAACACGAAGCGTTCATCGCTGATATGCTCGGGCCGAATCCATGCTTCGAGTGTGCAAGGTATCTCTGGTCTGACCGGAGTGAAGATCGCTGCTCCACCGATGAACCGAAGCGTACTCGGCGATTTCTTTGGAGCTAAACTGTGCTGAACGTCGGGTTGAGCAGTTTTCCAAGGCCCGATAGCGGACGCTCCCCAGCCAATAACACCGATCACAACGATTGCTGCTCCGATAGCCCATAAGGACGTGCGGTTCTTTTTTACGCCTCTCAATTCGGCGGCAACTTCTAAGGCTGTTTCATACCGCTCCTCCGGTGCTTTTGCCAAACACTTCAAGACGATTGCTTCGAGCGCAGGCGGGATGTTGGAGTTGATGCCTCTCAGTGGCAGAGGTACATGGTTTCTGATCTGTTCACACAACATCGCAGGTGAACTGTCATCAAATGGGAGTTGCCCAGTGAGAAGTTCGTACAGGACAACACCGAGCGACCAGATATCCGTGCGAGGATCGCCGACTGTCAGTTCTTCCCCAAGTTGCTCTGGCGACATGTAGGGCAATGTGCCGTTGATCTGCTTCTGAGATTCTTCCAGTGCCGTGGCGATACCGAAGTCAGTCAAAAGCGGTCGCCCTTGTTGATCGATCAGGATGTTGGCCGGTTTGATATCTCTGTGAATGAATCCCTGTTCGTGGGCAGCGTGAAGACTCTCAGCGATTTCAGCGATGAGAGCGGCAGCTTGTTGTGGAGCAAAAGGCCCAGCCTCGCAGAGCGTCGTGCCGGACACGAAGTCGCTGACGATGAAAGGTTCTTCGTCGTGCTGCCCCACGTCGTACACAGTGACGATGCCGGGGTGTCGTAGCCGAGCGACCTTCCTTGCTTCTTCGAGAAGATCACTTGTGTTCAACCTACGGTCGTTCGGCAGCTTGATGGCGACCGGACGTTGAAGCTCAGGGTCGAAGCCACGGTACACTTCTCCGTGGCCACCTTCACCGACGAGTTCATCGATTCGGTAGCGACCTGCCAGCGTCGTTCCAACTTTTGTATCAGGCGTATCGGATCGTGGCCGGGTCATCCAATCCATACGTTGTAGGGCGGCGATCCGCTTACGCACAGGTTCGATCAGTTCGGGACAGTCAGCGCAGAGAGTCTCAGCGTCGAGGTCTTCACCTCGTTCTTGGGCCTCTTCCCACAGAAGAAGCAGGTCGCTGATCTTCTCGTCGTCCTTCACTGAAATGCCTCTCCGTCCAAAGTCTCGCTCAGCCGAATCCGGGCCGACTGCCATCTCCTTTTCACCGTCGCCAGAGAGACGCCCAACACATCGGCGGCTTCTGGCTGCGACATCTCCTCGTACCAAAGCAGATTGACGACTTCACGTTCTTGATCCGGCAATGCTTCGACTTGCTCGTGGAACTTAATCCAAGCTTCGATGGTCTCGGGTTCAGCAGTGTTCGGTTTGTTATCTGAGGCGATGCCTCCATCCGTGTGGTGATTCGCACCGAGTCCTTCTGCTCCAAAGTGCTTTCGAGCGAGATCGATCAGTTCCCGACGCATGTGCGTAGTCGCCAACCCGTAGAACTGCCGGGGGGACTCTGGACGTACCTCGGACAATGACCGATGCAGCCGGATCAACGAGTTTTGCAGTACATCGTCGGTCTCGGCCCATCGTCGTACTCGTTGATTTGTGCGCATCATTCGACTCGCCAGCGCTCTCAGACGGTCGCAGGCATGTTGCAAGGTCGCTTCCCACGCCGAGTTATCGCCCTTTGTCGCAAGGTCAATCAGATTTTGCAGTTGTGTCGTGTGGCCAGTCATGTCGCCATTTTACCGAGCGTGACAAGCCAACCGAACGCATCCGCCATTCGTTTTAGCGAGATTCATCTCAAAACCGGCTCAGAAAATTTGAGCCGGTTCGTTCAGCGGTCTCGCTCAGGCTCTCAGTAGAGGCACCCCCTGACGTATTTGAGATCAACAAACATCTGGCCACGGGAGATTTCGCATGGCACTGCAACCACTACGTTCGGTCGGAGGATTCAACGATCCTCCCGATCCTCAATCGGAAATCCTGCGTGAGACGGCTCGCAAACGGGCTAACGACAACACATGGAACATGGTTCAGACGGGCATGATGGCGGCACAACTGGCCGCACAGTCTGCCATTCACGATCAGATGGAGGAGGTGAAACGGCAGAACGCCAACGCTCTTGCAGTCCAGCAGGAACTCCTGAACCGGGAACAACTCCAGCAGTACATCGAAGAGTTCATCTTCCAAACCGAGAAGCTTGTCGAGGGTTTCTCGGCCAAGTCCGATGTGCCAGCCTCCACACGATACTTCCTGCTCCAGAGTGTTTTGGCACAAGTCGAGGAAGATGGAATCGACACGGCAACCATCCGAGGCCGGGACAACAAAGCCGCCTTTGAGAAGGTGATGGCCAACGTTCATCAACTCCTCGCCGTCCTGCTTAAAGACCCGGAAGTTCAAGAAGCCATCGAGTGGGCCGAGAAGCAAGAAGCGAAACGAATAGCCAAGCAGCAGAAAGTGAGTGAAGAACTCGCTCGACTCCATCAGCAGCGAGCGGAAATCGAGATTCGCAAGAACCCGGTTTCGTTCGAGGAAGCCGCTCGGAGCTACGTCGCAGCCAAGAAGGAACAAATCCCAGATGGACTTTGGCCCGTGGCCATTGTTGCGCTGGTGTGCATGTCGTTGATGATCCTGCCCCTCTTGATCCTGATTCCGGCCTTCGGCTTCGACATCTACCAACACCGGAAAAACCTCAATGAAGAGGCCAACCAGCCAATCGACTACCAGCTTTCCACCATCGACAGTCGGATCGCCGACCTGCAATCCGAACTCAACTGAACCACGAAACTCCTTCACGACTCAAAGGAACACGACATGGCAAACAACTGGCACTACGCAAAAGGTGGTGAGAAGCACGGCCCAATCTCAGCGGCCCAACTTAAAGAACTGGCCCAGAACTGGCAGCTTGCTCCTGACGATCTGGTCTGGCGGGAAGACATGAAAGAGTGGAGGAAAGCCTCCAGCGTGAAAGGGTTGTTTCCTGAACAACCTGCGACCACGAAGACACCGCCACCGCCTCCAGCGAGTCAGGCCACGACCTCATCTGAGGAGGTCTCGCTCTGGGAACGACCGGCGATCTTGACCCTGCTGGTCATCTGTTGTTTTCCGGTTGGCCTGTTTCTGCTCTGGAAAAGCCCCCGAGTCTCGCAGGGTCAGAAGTCGCTCTGGACTGGAGTGTTTGCTGGTTTGTTCATGCTGGGATTGGCCGTGTCGATCTTCCAATCGCAGGCCACTGAGAAAGACCTTGCCCGAGCAAATGCCTTGTGGGACGAAGGTAAGCAAACGGAAGCGGTCGCTCTCTACCAGACTGTCGTTAAAGAGCGTGACATGTTCATCCCAGATGAGCAGAAGCTTGTGGTCTATGGACGAATGATCGATCATCTCGCTGAACAAGGCAGCGAAGAGGAGGCAAGAACTCTGTTACAGAAGTTGGATCGCTCACCGTTGAAACCTGCGCCATTGCTGGAGAGCGAAGCTGCACGAGCGTTGGTCGCCAAGATCAAGCGAGAGCATGAGGCGGAACGCCAGCAAGAAGAAGCGGAAAAGCGAGAGAGGGAAGCACAAGCGGCATTGGCTCGTGCTGCAAAGAACCCCATCTCTCTGAGCAAGTCCGAACGAATAGACTTTCTCGACAACACAAAAGAGTACCAAGGCAAGGCAGTTAAGACCGAAGCACGTTACATGGGCGGCGGAATCAGGCGGTCAGGGCGACTCCTTGACATTCCGCTGCTTGTCTTTCATTCGGGTGGCTCATTTGAGATGTCGATTGAAGTGCCTACTGAAGTAGAGCAACCGAACATCCAGTCAGGCGATTATCTCCTCGTAACGTTCTTCTGTGAGGAAGGTGATCGCTGGAATGGAAATAGGGCACTGAAAATTGAGAGACCTTGAAATTGCGTCAGATTTGTTGAGTCGCATTCGGCTCGGGTCTCGCTCAGTCCACTGGATGCCGCAGGACATCTGCTGTGAATGACCAGATTACGACACCAACCCCCAAACAACAGGAGTCCATCGAATGAAGCTACTTCGCAAGCTGCTCGCCCTTTCTCTCGTCATGGCCGTTCATGCGATTATGACACTGCCTGTCCAAGCTCAGGTCAAGAAAATCGAGGTTGAGATCACCACTGTTGATCCCGAGGCTCGAACGATCACTGTTACTCAGGAAGGCAAGCCACTGCAACTCGACATCAGCCGGAAAGCAATGATTTCGGTTGCCGGTAAGGAAGTCGATGTCTCGGCAGTTCTACCGGGGGACAAGGCAACCATCGAGTACCACGAAGACTTGGGTGTCGTTACCAAGATCGAAGCAGCAGGCAGTGGAGGCAACGGTTGGAAGTTCTACGACGTGTTCAATAAAGACATCGACCCTGATCGAGCCATCATCATTGCTCGTGATGGATCGCTTGTCTGCCAAGGCAAGGTTAATGGTTACTGTCTGGCCTCGCTCCGAGAGTATTCCGAGTTCACCTTCTCAGTCGAGTTCCAATACGACTCTGAGAAGGTTGTCGGTGGCCCATTTGTAAGCGTTTCCTCCAGCCTTCCGAATCCCAAAGCGAAAGACTTCCGTGAACTGTATCCGTTTGGAATCGAGGTGAAGCTTGCACCGGCGAACATTGGAGAACTTGTTCTCCCCAAACCCGACTTCAAGGTTGAACTTCCTCTGGGGCAGTTGCGGGATCAGCGAAAGGTCGTTGCGTTACGCAAACCCGCCCTGAATGTCTCGGACTGGAATAAGCTGGAAATTACCTGTGACCAGCATCGAAAAGTGACTGTGAAGATCAACGGCACGACCGTCAATGCCGTTGCCAAGGCCCAGACGACAACCGGCCACATCGTAATCTTTCCCCAGAACGCTGAGATGCGATTCCGCAATCCCCATGTCGTATCGGGGGAAGAGCAGACTCCGTTGTCATTTGAGGCTGTCCAGTGAGGAGATCGCCGGTCACGTTTGGTGTCCTGCGTTTCGGTAGAAAACAAGAGATCGAAGTCACGCTCATGTAGGCGTCGGCAACCACTCGAACCGAAGCCCGGAGATCGCCCACCGTTCCAAAAGTTGTAATGAAGAAACTGCATTCCTCATTCCATCGAGCAAGAGAGGAAATCTTTCTTGTTAGCGCAATTTTTGGACTGAAAGCGTCCAATTTCCTCGCTTGATGTCTCACTCCTTAATGGCTGCCATAGCTGTTATTAGGCTGGCCGTGAGGCGATACAGCAATCTTTGACCTATTCCTGAGAATCTGAGATAATCCACACTATATAAGGTTGTCGGGGGAATGGAGTCCGAAAGGAACGGCGACTACGAATCATCAAAACCGAACGTCTCGGCAGCCGTTGCTTTCCGTCCCCCCGACGAAACAACGCCGAGACGTTCTTTTTTTGTGAACTGACTGAACAATGGTTTTGATGAAGGAAAGACTGGGAAGTGACCGCCTCGGCAGTCTCATGAGCAGACGAGAGTTCGCTCAGGAGACTTTCGATGCGTTCGCTCCTTTCATCAACATCTTCGATCCCGGTGAGAAGTCGCTGTCTGGTGAGGTCTATCACACGATCAGCAAGGCCGACTGGGAGAACTTTCGTCGATACAAAAAGGGAGAATATGTTCCGGGCTTCTCGCCCAAACACGATGTGTTCCTGAATATCCACAGTCCGTGGCATGTCGAGCAGCACATCTTTAACGGTCGCACCTCTTACGGAACTAGCGGCAGTCGTGGCTTGGGCTTCCTCTACCTAGACACCGATGCTCACCATGCGTGGCAGACAGATCAGGAGAGAGCAAGGGCGTTGCTGGAGGCCGAGTTCCCCTTTGGATTTTTCCGGCGTTCTGGTCGAGGTGAAAACGGCTATCTCAAAGTCCGGTACATTGCGGTCAATGTCTTCAACCGGGCGGCGGATCGGATGCAGGACGTACTTCAGCGGTTGTTTCTCCACAACGAGATTCTGTGCGACTACGAAACCAAAGGAACGATCACGACCCGAGAAAAGTCCGGTTCACTTGCCAAGCTGCCTTTCCATACCAACTACGAAGAGCGTCTTCTTCTTCAGCGACGATGGCAACCTTTCGAGGAGGAATTGCTCGAAGTCTGCGATCATTGGTGTTGCTACAAGCTCGAAGAGTTCAAGAGTAAAGAGATCGTTAGTGTTGCCCGGATCAACCGCATCCTCGACCAGATTGAAGCAAAGATTGACGATGACAAGGTTCGCCGGTTCGCTGCACACAAAGAGCAGATCAGAGCCAAGTACGAAGAAGAACAGCAAAACGCTACCAAGCTGCTTCCTCGCAGGTCTGTAGCGAAGAGCCGACGAACTGCTGCGTCACTTTCGCAATCTCCGTCCTCGCTTCGCTCGGAAACGGATGGCCCGCTGGGACGGGCCATCAATGGTGACTTGAAGCCTGACGGCGTGATTCCCTCAGTCGGCAAGACTGATCTGGAAGACCTCCGCAACATCGACAACGCTCACACTCGGCGTCACAGGTTCGCATGGTGGCTCTGCTGTCGCCTGCGACGGATGGCCACCTTGGAGGAATCGCTCACCGCCTACCGGGAGCATCGTTGTTTTCGTGGGGAGTGGGAAGATGGCCTGAACAAGAGGATCGCCAACTTCAGGGCCATTCTCGACTACATCGCCAACATCTTCGATCCAGAGAAATGTGGAAAGGGTGAGCGTAAATCAGACCGGCCTCAACTTGATGAACACATCCGAGAGTGTTTTGGTATCGCACGATTTCACTTGAACCACTCAGGATCGGTCAGGGTACGGATCAACGTCAGGCAATGGGCTGACGAGTATGGTCAGCGACATGAAACCAAAGGTCGAGTACGAGTTATCGACCGTAAACACGCCCACTACCTGCACGGAATCATCCGTCACTCTGTGGCCTCTTTTGCTGATGGAGCAATTCCTCTGGAGACAATGAAGACCTTGTGGCAGGAGTTGGCCGACGAGGGCAAATTGCCGGAATGGGAGTACGACTACTACCTTGCTTGTCGCAAGTTTCTGGAACGATTGGGCTGGATCAAAGTGAGTGAGACATGGAGCAGGCGAAATCACAAAGCCCAAACGTGCCAGATCACCTATGAAAGAGCAAGCGGTGTAGGAACGGTCTACAGCTATCCCGAGACAGATAAAATAACAGTAATACCACTTACTATTACTTTGATTACGCAGAGTGAATCAGATCATCAGGCCAAAAGTCGATTTCTGATGCCCAGACCACCCCCACGAGGTCAACCACCGCCAAGTAGACGGCTTCTCACCACAATTCGGTCGAAAATCTCAAGGAATCAACCAAGAGAAACGGGGAAGGTACGGGTGGACAAACACGAACACCGAAAATCACCTCATCACTCTGGAAAGTGACGGCGGAATCTGGAAGGAGTCCCGCCTTTTCAACCACTGAGTGAAGCCTACGATCAGAACAACTGCCGCCCGGTCATTACAACTTTTGCAACAAGCCAGTTTGGGCGAGCTACTTGCAGGCTGGATTCTCGGCGGCGGTGATTTTTCGACTTCAGATTTCTGAGGATGGCGTTAGCCCACACACAGAAACGAGATTGCCGTCGAATAACAAAAAAGGTGGGAGCAAGGTCAATAGGAAGCCCGCCCTCCCTGTTTTGACCGACAGGTTTTCAACGGAAGTTTCTCGGTTTTCAATTCGGCAACACGCTTTGTTCGGTCGCAGTTGCCTCACGAACTGGCTTCATCAATGCGTAGGGCACGTTCCACTTGCAGCCCACGGGCTTCGATTCGCAGCCGTCGATCACAATGACCTTCGCTCTGGCCGGGTTGACCTTCAGGATGCGTGCGACAGTCAGCGATTCTCCATCCCGCCCAAATAGCACCAGCATTCCGACGTGTGCTTGCTCTCGTTCCATGTCCTCGCTCCGAAAACAAAAACCAGCCTCGATCCCACGACGAGCAGAACCGAGGCTGGCTCGGAGACCATCCGATCAATCTTCTTTCCAACCGAAGTAGTACCTTGGCGAATGCGAGAACATCAGCGTCCCACGCCTGCCATCGGACTTGCGGCGACAGACGACGAAGGGGGCGAGGAAGCCTTCGACCGTGAACTGTTCCTGCATCTCACCTGTCGTGAGAACTTCGCCGTACTTCTCTTCCAGCTTGGTTCGCTCGGCATCTTGATTCACTTCATTGAGAAGTTCCCGTCGAGCGTTTTCCGTTTGGTCGGTCATGTGTTCGTGTCTCCGTGTGAGTGAGTTGTGTGTCTGACGATGGACTTGGGGGTGCCTCGGATCAGTAGTTTTCAGGTAGCAAGATCGTTGTGCTTGACCTGTCCGCCTCAGTGATGATCCAGACCTTCTGCCCAGTTGCATCGAGGACGTAGGAAGACAGGATTCGTGCCCCATCCCCGACCGCTACATCGTTCATCTGCTGGTCGTCCTCGCACAAACAGCCCCAATCCCCACACTGATGGCGTTGAAGCAGAGGCATAGCCGACTCGTTCGCTTCTTCGAGAGCGGCGATGGCATCCGGCGTGGCGACAACTTGTCCGAGTGAGAACAACGGCTTTTGTTCGGCGACCATGTTTGATTCCTTGTGGTGAGCAGTGATGTTGTGACGCTGAGCTAAGGGGTGCCTCTCCACCGCAGTCAGATCGCATCGCTGATGTGCTGGGGGAAGTAGGCTTCGAGCGTGGAATCGGCGTCGGCATTCAAGACTTCTTCCCAAGTCTTGATGAAGCCGGGTGTGCCGGGATAAAGGCTGTGACCGTCATCGTCGAACAGTGTGTCCACGCCATCGCCCATCGGGTGTTCGTCTCCCGATGGGTTGTGACGGACAGCAAAGAAACTGCTGTATTCGACGACCGTGAAGAGTGGCTGCTGAGGCATGTCCTGCTCCTGAGTGACGATTGTGGTTTGCCAACACTCAACTGGAGGGTGCCTCAGCCGAGCCAGATCAGACGATGATGGCTCGGCATCTCCGCTTCTCCGCACGACGGCGGTGATGCTCGATCACTTGCTCTCGCCATTCCTTGTTTCCGCCATATCGGTCGATGGGAACTTCTAAGATGTATCCACGGGGACAACTGAAATAGAACGGATAATCCGCCTCACACATGTCCTTGAAACCCCACGAACCCTGATCGCACCGAAGCAGGTCACATTGAACCCAGCGTTCGCTCGGCTGCACTTCATCGCCATCTTTCGTGAAGGTGCGTTCCCAAACGCTCCAAAGGACTCCCGAGAATACGCCGCCTCGATAGCAGTGTTTGAGGCAGACGCTCTTCACCAGCATCTCGCTGGTTTCACGTTCCCAACCCTCAACACGCTGGGCGATCAGTTGCTTTCGATTCAGACCTTGTGGATACGTCCAACCCATGCGTGGTCTCCTGTTGCTTGAAGAAGAGTGACTTGTCTGCCCAACAAGGGGGTGCCTCAGTCGTCCGCTTCGCAGCAGTCGTCCCAACAGAAATCGGCAGGAAGCACGCTGCCATCGGGAAGGCCATCCCCGTGGTAGCGACAAAGAAAGGGAACGTCGCATCCCTCGCAGTCGTGGATGGCGAAGTGGTCAAGATCGATCACCTGCCCCGATCCCGAGTAATGGCACGTTTCCGGGTCGTAATCAGCGAGGTCTTCGTCATCGACCACGATGTGATGGCCGTACTTCTCTGATTCAGCGAGTTCGTCGATGGCATCCGATGCGCTATCGGCCTCGAAAATCAAGAACAGCGGCGAATAACATCCACCCACTTCAAGAAGCCATGTTTTGCCGAACCAGTCGCCCGGATTGACGACCGGAATGTCAGTGAGTTCGTGGCCGTTCAGATTGCAGCTTGCGGTGATCTTGTTCATTGCCAGTCTCCGTTACAAAAGTTGGATTGACTGGCGTACTAGGGGGTGCCCTTGCGAGCGTGACCAAAGTGGGATTTCCCACATTGGTCACAGCGGGATCACGTCGTACTCGACATCTTCGCCACGCTGGAGTTTGTTGATGGCATCGAACGCCGCCATTTCTCGATCCAGTGACATCCGGCACAGGCTGTTGAGCTTGCTCGTGAAAGCGAGTGCGACCGGGTGGTTAATGAGATCATCGCCGGAAACGCCACTTTGATGTAGAGCGACCAAGTGGCGGTGGAAGCAGCCGACGACAGCGACGAGGTTACAAGCATCCTGCACGGTATTGGCATCGGCGGCAGCTTTTTGGACAACTTCGTCGTGGCCATTGGCGGTAGCGGTTTTCGACATGAGCATTCTCCGAGAGAAAGTAATGGGATGTCTGCTACGGCTAGAGGGTGCCTCCTAGTAGTTCAGATTCTCAGCCGCAGCCGCCAACGCCGTCTGATCCTTCTGGGCATACCGGGCGGTCGTCTGGATGTTCGAGTGTCCCAGTAGCATCGCCAGCGCTGTCAGATCATTCCCATTGTTTTCCAAGAACTTCTTCGCAAACGTGTGACGGAAAGCGTGTGGGTGCAGGCGCTCGCCAATCAACGCACTGTACTTTCGGCACAGAGCTTGGATGCCATCCGCCGACAACGGCCCACGCTCCCCGATAAAGACATGTTCTGACTCGCAGGGTGGTCGAACATCGAGGTATGCCGAGAGA
The genomic region above belongs to Gimesia chilikensis and contains:
- a CDS encoding family 16 glycoside hydrolase, whose product is MKLLRKLLALSLVMAVHAIMTLPVQAQVKKIEVEITTVDPEARTITVTQEGKPLQLDISRKAMISVAGKEVDVSAVLPGDKATIEYHEDLGVVTKIEAAGSGGNGWKFYDVFNKDIDPDRAIIIARDGSLVCQGKVNGYCLASLREYSEFTFSVEFQYDSEKVVGGPFVSVSSSLPNPKAKDFRELYPFGIEVKLAPANIGELVLPKPDFKVELPLGQLRDQRKVVALRKPALNVSDWNKLEITCDQHRKVTVKINGTTVNAVAKAQTTTGHIVIFPQNAEMRFRNPHVVSGEEQTPLSFEAVQ
- a CDS encoding protein kinase domain-containing protein, giving the protein MKDDEKISDLLLLWEEAQERGEDLDAETLCADCPELIEPVRKRIAALQRMDWMTRPRSDTPDTKVGTTLAGRYRIDELVGEGGHGEVYRGFDPELQRPVAIKLPNDRRLNTSDLLEEARKVARLRHPGIVTVYDVGQHDEEPFIVSDFVSGTTLCEAGPFAPQQAAALIAEIAESLHAAHEQGFIHRDIKPANILIDQQGRPLLTDFGIATALEESQKQINGTLPYMSPEQLGEELTVGDPRTDIWSLGVVLYELLTGQLPFDDSSPAMLCEQIRNHVPLPLRGINSNIPPALEAIVLKCLAKAPEERYETALEVAAELRGVKKNRTSLWAIGAAIVVIGVIGWGASAIGPWKTAQPDVQHSLAPKKSPSTLRFIGGAAIFTPVRPEIPCTLEAWIRPEHISDERFVFGSAAKGDHGLGLAIADGRLAFDSANGLRTATTSIPVRTWSHVAVVFGKNQTRLFTNGKLVLSSEPVTKTNVTTLVVGRRGPAEVVDEYHGYIRSLRVSRGERYIEDFIPPDTFELDNPTALIYDGDNVESLAVFDISGNGNDGEWMPVSE
- a CDS encoding RNA polymerase sigma factor: MTGHTTQLQNLIDLATKGDNSAWEATLQHACDRLRALASRMMRTNQRVRRWAETDDVLQNSLIRLHRSLSEVRPESPRQFYGLATTHMRRELIDLARKHFGAEGLGANHHTDGGIASDNKPNTAEPETIEAWIKFHEQVEALPDQEREVVNLLWYEEMSQPEAADVLGVSLATVKRRWQSARIRLSETLDGEAFQ
- a CDS encoding DUF4339 domain-containing protein; translated protein: MANNWHYAKGGEKHGPISAAQLKELAQNWQLAPDDLVWREDMKEWRKASSVKGLFPEQPATTKTPPPPPASQATTSSEEVSLWERPAILTLLVICCFPVGLFLLWKSPRVSQGQKSLWTGVFAGLFMLGLAVSIFQSQATEKDLARANALWDEGKQTEAVALYQTVVKERDMFIPDEQKLVVYGRMIDHLAEQGSEEEARTLLQKLDRSPLKPAPLLESEAARALVAKIKREHEAERQQEEAEKREREAQAALARAAKNPISLSKSERIDFLDNTKEYQGKAVKTEARYMGGGIRRSGRLLDIPLLVFHSGGSFEMSIEVPTEVEQPNIQSGDYLLVTFFCEEGDRWNGNRALKIERP